A window of Rubricoccus marinus contains these coding sequences:
- a CDS encoding SLC13 family permease, translating to MSLGWTAWYTLAVLVLMVVGLVRSWARTDLVLLGSLGLLLIAGVLSPEDAFAGFANPAVIAIGALFVVAAGVDRTGALGFVDGLLRPRSASKGAAVVRLFVPTAVLSGVLNNTPVVAMLIPRIQAWARERGIPASKLLIPLSTAAIVGGWLTLIGTSTNVVVHGLMQAEGLDGFSFFDLTYIGVPAVLAVGAYYALIGHRLLPNRDGAGGAPRQDYRFELLVSPEASWLGQTVEEAGLRMLGDAFLSRIRRGDSVFGASPETPLEAGDVLEFAGDAQAHDALLARPGLLRKAPTVGDGSEADLPLFEVVVAPGSRLEGKTLKSADFRERYGGVVLAIRRRDGQVEGGLGNVFLRAGDLLLVEGKGALQNRLSVQSQDFALVAPIDTLRPITSRAPIALAILFGMIGLVAFGLLPLASAAFAAALGMVVTGCLRGPSVLRAMDGPVLLVIGAALGIGHAVEVTGLAGVAARGVELIGAWGGPVGALIAVYVVSNLLAELVTNKASAALMVPVALAVAADLGADPVGFCIAVAVGSAASFLTPIGYQTNLMVMSAGGYKYTDFTRAGAPVSLIVAVVTITVCSLVWL from the coding sequence TTGTCTCTCGGCTGGACCGCCTGGTACACGCTCGCCGTTCTCGTCCTGATGGTCGTGGGGTTGGTGCGGTCGTGGGCGCGGACGGATCTCGTCCTGCTTGGCTCGCTCGGGCTCCTGCTGATCGCGGGCGTGCTTTCGCCAGAGGATGCTTTTGCGGGGTTTGCCAACCCGGCGGTGATTGCGATTGGAGCCCTCTTCGTCGTCGCTGCTGGTGTTGACCGGACAGGAGCGCTTGGGTTCGTGGACGGGCTTCTACGCCCACGGAGCGCGAGCAAGGGGGCGGCCGTCGTCCGGCTGTTCGTCCCGACGGCAGTGCTTTCAGGGGTTCTGAACAACACCCCGGTCGTGGCGATGCTGATTCCTCGCATTCAGGCGTGGGCGCGAGAGAGAGGGATTCCAGCTTCCAAGTTGCTCATCCCCCTTTCGACGGCCGCGATTGTTGGCGGCTGGCTCACGTTGATTGGCACAAGCACGAACGTCGTAGTGCACGGCCTGATGCAGGCAGAGGGACTCGATGGCTTCTCCTTCTTCGACCTCACGTACATCGGAGTCCCGGCCGTTCTCGCCGTCGGTGCCTACTACGCGCTTATCGGACACCGTCTCCTGCCCAATCGGGATGGAGCCGGCGGCGCCCCCCGGCAGGATTACCGATTCGAACTCCTTGTCTCGCCTGAGGCCTCTTGGCTGGGGCAAACCGTCGAGGAGGCCGGGCTCCGTATGCTCGGTGACGCTTTCCTCTCGCGCATCCGGCGCGGAGATTCCGTTTTTGGTGCCTCCCCTGAGACGCCACTAGAGGCAGGAGACGTGCTGGAGTTCGCAGGGGACGCGCAGGCGCATGACGCGCTACTCGCGCGCCCCGGCCTCTTGCGGAAGGCGCCAACGGTTGGAGACGGCTCAGAGGCGGATCTCCCGCTCTTCGAAGTCGTCGTCGCGCCGGGATCTCGACTGGAGGGCAAGACACTCAAGAGCGCCGATTTTCGGGAGCGGTACGGCGGCGTCGTTCTCGCTATCCGGCGGCGTGATGGCCAGGTAGAAGGTGGTCTCGGAAACGTCTTTCTTCGCGCGGGAGACCTGTTGCTGGTCGAGGGCAAGGGGGCGCTCCAGAACCGGCTCTCGGTGCAGTCGCAGGATTTCGCTCTCGTCGCGCCGATCGACACGCTGCGCCCGATCACGAGCCGGGCGCCTATCGCGCTCGCTATCCTGTTTGGCATGATCGGGCTCGTGGCCTTTGGCTTACTGCCTCTGGCGTCCGCTGCGTTTGCCGCCGCGCTCGGGATGGTGGTCACGGGGTGTCTGCGTGGCCCTAGCGTACTCCGCGCGATGGATGGTCCTGTGCTGCTCGTCATCGGGGCCGCGCTCGGGATCGGCCACGCTGTTGAGGTGACCGGGCTCGCAGGTGTCGCCGCCAGAGGCGTGGAGCTCATTGGGGCGTGGGGCGGACCTGTAGGCGCACTCATCGCGGTCTACGTTGTAAGCAACCTTCTGGCAGAACTAGTGACGAACAAGGCCTCAGCAGCATTAATGGTGCCCGTTGCGTTAGCGGTCGCGGCAGATCTCGGGGCAGACCCGGTCGGCTTCTGCATTGCTGTGGCTGTGGGCAGCGCGGCCAGCTTCCTGACGCCCATCGGGTACCAAACGAACCTGATGGTGATGTCAGCGGGCGGCTACAAGTACACCGACTTCACGCGCGCTGGCGCGCCGGTGAGTCTCATCGTGGCCGTGGTCACCATTACGGTCTGTTCACTCGTATGGCTATAG
- the cysD gene encoding sulfate adenylyltransferase subunit CysD — MATVETTYRDSHLRALEAEAIFIMREVASQFERPVLLFSGGKDSIVMTHLARKAFHPGTIPFPLLHVDTGHNFDETIEFRDWLVEELGVRLEVASVQDAIDKGRVVEETGPEASRNGLQIVPLLDALQEHQYDAAFGGGRRDEEKARAKERFFSHRDRFGQWDPKNQRPELWHLYNGHKNVGEHFRVFPLSNWTEMDVWQYIALEDIAIPNLYFAHEREVFERRGTILAKTDFMELLPGEELRKQTIRFRTIGDATCTGAVSSTAATLPEIIQEVAAARETERGGRHDDKRSEAAMEDRKKQGYF; from the coding sequence ATGGCGACCGTCGAGACGACCTACCGCGACTCGCACCTTCGTGCTCTCGAAGCCGAGGCCATCTTCATCATGCGCGAGGTAGCCTCGCAGTTCGAGCGCCCCGTGCTCCTGTTCTCGGGCGGCAAGGACTCCATCGTGATGACCCACCTGGCGCGCAAGGCGTTTCACCCGGGCACGATCCCCTTCCCGCTTCTGCACGTCGACACCGGTCACAACTTCGACGAGACCATCGAATTCCGCGACTGGCTCGTTGAGGAGTTGGGTGTCCGGCTCGAAGTGGCGTCCGTGCAGGATGCCATCGATAAGGGTCGCGTGGTGGAGGAGACCGGCCCCGAGGCGTCCCGCAACGGTCTCCAGATTGTACCGCTGCTCGATGCCCTCCAGGAGCACCAGTACGACGCTGCCTTTGGCGGTGGCCGCCGCGACGAGGAAAAGGCCCGCGCCAAGGAGCGCTTCTTCTCCCACCGCGACCGCTTCGGACAGTGGGACCCGAAGAACCAGCGCCCGGAGCTGTGGCACCTCTACAACGGTCACAAAAACGTCGGCGAGCACTTCCGCGTCTTCCCGCTCTCCAACTGGACGGAGATGGATGTGTGGCAGTACATCGCGCTGGAGGACATCGCGATCCCGAACCTCTACTTCGCCCACGAGCGCGAGGTGTTCGAGCGCCGCGGGACGATCCTCGCCAAGACCGACTTCATGGAGCTGCTCCCCGGTGAGGAGCTTCGCAAGCAGACCATCCGCTTCCGCACGATTGGTGACGCGACCTGCACGGGTGCCGTCAGCAGCACGGCCGCCACGCTCCCGGAGATCATCCAGGAGGTCGCCGCCGCCCGCGAGACCGAGCGCGGGGGGCGCCACGACGACAAGCGCTCCGAGGCGGCCATGGAGGACCGCAAAAAGCAAGGCTATTTCTAG
- the cysN gene encoding sulfate adenylyltransferase subunit CysN, which translates to MTTNGTTPPEASGDAGDDYLEMDLLRFTTAGSVDDGKSTLIGRLLYDTKSIFQDQMDAVEEASKSRGMTDDDSIPNLALLTDGLRAEREQGITIDVAYRYFATPKRKFIIADTPGHVQYTRNMVTGASTADLAVILIDAARGVQTQSKRHGFIAALLGLPHVVVCVNKMDLVGYSEKVFEDIVDEYTDFAAKLDVKDITFIPVSALVGDNVVDRSDKMPWYGGSTFLHHLESVNVAGDKNLCDFRFPVQTVIRPNQSFRGFAGTIASGAIRPGEEVMALPAGTKSKVKEITTFQGDLAEARAGEAVVITLEDEIDVSRGDMLVRTGNTPSVGNKIEAMMCWMSEEPLARDRHYILRHTTREVKAFVDDIRYRVDIDTLHRMDSESLALNEIGRVLVSTASPLFYDRYSLNKETGAFVLIDPYSNTTVAAGMIRGEGQDADRVAEAAQRLAGMERKKSSNVTWEGLNIPREEREAKQTHKAAALWFTGLSGSGKTTVAREVEKQLFARGIKTMLLDGDQVRHGLCGDLGFSPSDRAENIRRVGEVARLFVESGALTLCTFVSPYRGDRDWVRELMPDGRFLEVFVDVDLETAKARDPKGLYAKVDAGEIKNFTGISAPYEAPENPEMTLNTTDATVEESAAEVIRQLEAAGLIPASGE; encoded by the coding sequence ATGACTACGAACGGAACGACCCCGCCAGAGGCCTCTGGCGACGCAGGCGACGACTACCTGGAGATGGACCTCCTGCGGTTTACCACCGCAGGCTCGGTGGACGACGGCAAGAGCACCCTTATCGGGCGCCTGCTGTACGACACCAAGTCCATCTTCCAGGACCAGATGGACGCCGTCGAGGAGGCGAGCAAGTCGCGCGGGATGACGGATGACGACAGCATCCCCAACCTCGCGCTGCTGACCGACGGGCTCCGCGCCGAGCGCGAGCAGGGCATCACGATCGACGTGGCTTACCGCTACTTCGCGACGCCCAAGCGCAAGTTCATCATCGCCGACACGCCGGGGCACGTCCAGTACACCCGCAACATGGTCACCGGCGCGAGCACGGCCGACCTCGCGGTGATCCTGATCGACGCCGCCAGAGGCGTGCAGACGCAGAGCAAGCGCCACGGCTTTATCGCCGCGCTCCTCGGCCTGCCGCACGTGGTCGTGTGCGTCAACAAGATGGACCTCGTGGGCTACTCCGAGAAGGTGTTCGAGGACATCGTGGACGAGTACACCGACTTCGCGGCGAAGCTGGACGTGAAGGACATCACCTTCATCCCCGTCAGCGCGCTCGTGGGCGACAACGTGGTCGACCGCAGCGACAAGATGCCGTGGTACGGCGGCTCGACGTTCCTGCACCACCTGGAGAGCGTCAACGTCGCGGGCGACAAGAACCTGTGCGACTTCCGCTTCCCGGTCCAGACGGTTATCCGGCCCAACCAGAGCTTCCGCGGCTTCGCGGGCACGATCGCCTCTGGCGCGATCCGCCCCGGCGAGGAGGTGATGGCGCTGCCCGCCGGCACCAAGAGCAAGGTCAAGGAGATCACGACGTTCCAGGGCGACCTGGCCGAGGCCCGCGCAGGCGAGGCGGTCGTAATCACGCTCGAAGACGAGATCGACGTCTCGCGCGGCGACATGCTCGTGCGGACGGGCAACACGCCGAGCGTAGGCAACAAGATCGAGGCGATGATGTGCTGGATGAGCGAGGAGCCTCTGGCGCGCGACCGGCACTACATCCTGCGCCACACGACCCGCGAGGTCAAGGCGTTCGTCGACGACATCCGCTACCGCGTCGACATCGACACGCTGCACCGGATGGACTCTGAGAGCCTCGCGCTCAACGAGATCGGCCGCGTGCTCGTGAGCACGGCGTCGCCGCTGTTCTACGACCGCTACAGCCTCAACAAGGAGACCGGCGCGTTCGTCCTCATCGACCCGTACTCCAACACGACGGTCGCAGCGGGCATGATCCGCGGCGAAGGCCAGGACGCCGACCGTGTCGCGGAAGCGGCGCAGCGGCTGGCGGGCATGGAGCGCAAGAAGTCGTCCAACGTGACGTGGGAGGGGCTCAACATCCCGCGCGAGGAGCGCGAGGCGAAGCAGACCCACAAGGCGGCCGCTCTCTGGTTCACGGGCCTCTCCGGCTCGGGCAAGACGACCGTCGCCCGCGAGGTGGAGAAGCAGCTCTTCGCCAGAGGCATCAAGACGATGCTGCTCGACGGCGATCAGGTGCGCCACGGCCTCTGCGGCGACCTCGGGTTCAGCCCGTCGGATCGCGCCGAGAACATCCGCCGCGTCGGCGAGGTCGCCCGTCTCTTCGTGGAGAGCGGCGCGCTCACGCTGTGCACCTTCGTCTCGCCCTACCGCGGCGACCGCGACTGGGTGCGCGAGCTGATGCCCGACGGCCGCTTCCTGGAGGTGTTTGTCGATGTAGACCTGGAGACCGCGAAGGCGCGCGACCCTAAGGGCCTCTACGCGAAGGTGGACGCTGGCGAGATCAAGAACTTCACCGGCATCAGCGCGCCGTACGAGGCGCCTGAGAACCCGGAGATGACGCTGAACACGACCGACGCGACCGTCGAAGAGTCCGCCGCCGAGGTGATTCGTCAGTTGGAGGCCGCCGGGTTGATTCCGGCCTCTGGCGAGTAG
- the rfbC gene encoding dTDP-4-dehydrorhamnose 3,5-epimerase: protein MTVRDTTLPGVLLIEPAVYGDARGFFLETFEASRYEAAGVPTEWVQTNHSRSRAGTLRGLHTQIQNPQGKLVRVARGSVYDVVLDLRRGSPTFGQWEAHELDDESHRQLWIPPGLAHGFCVVSPEADFVYACTARYDASDEGGVIWNDPDLGIPWPVADPLVSEKDQNLPLLRDLGISDLPLAGSEGNV from the coding sequence GTGACCGTTCGCGACACCACCCTGCCCGGCGTGCTCCTCATCGAGCCCGCCGTCTACGGCGACGCCAGAGGCTTCTTCCTGGAGACCTTCGAGGCGTCGCGCTACGAGGCCGCTGGCGTGCCGACAGAGTGGGTGCAGACCAACCACAGCCGCAGCCGCGCGGGTACGCTGCGCGGGCTGCACACGCAGATCCAGAATCCCCAGGGTAAGCTCGTCCGCGTCGCCAGAGGCTCGGTCTACGATGTCGTTCTGGACCTGCGGCGCGGCTCGCCCACCTTCGGGCAGTGGGAGGCGCACGAACTGGACGACGAGTCCCACCGCCAGCTCTGGATCCCGCCCGGCCTCGCGCACGGCTTCTGCGTCGTCTCGCCAGAGGCCGACTTCGTCTACGCCTGCACCGCGCGCTACGACGCGAGCGACGAGGGCGGCGTGATCTGGAACGACCCGGACCTCGGCATCCCGTGGCCTGTGGCCGACCCGCTGGTCTCGGAAAAGGACCAAAACCTGCCGCTACTGCGCGACCTCGGGATCAGCGATCTGCCTCTGGCGGGAAGTGAGGGCAACGTGTAA
- a CDS encoding TonB family protein, with translation MRFLFPLLALAVALPLHAQDAPEASGVAAVYDIVEEPPEIVGGLAALTARVVYPDSAQAAGIGGVVYVSAVVDTSGIAREAVVRRAPDPSLGAAAVVALNGLEFTPGRIGGLPVPTRVTMPIRFEPPPLASEIESSLHTPAQPLGGWQRLRSNVEWPIEAIDASVEGVITVAIAVGSDGKVADVTVVESNVLQDGGQLTAWEPSFTGGGREGRARTRPTLSQARRALERALIRAVNHTQFIPAIRDGEAVSSTVPYALEFILND, from the coding sequence ACGCGCCAGAGGCCTCTGGCGTGGCCGCGGTCTACGATATCGTGGAGGAGCCGCCGGAGATCGTAGGTGGGCTGGCGGCGCTGACCGCGCGCGTGGTCTACCCCGACTCCGCACAGGCCGCCGGCATCGGGGGCGTGGTGTACGTGTCGGCCGTGGTCGACACGTCTGGCATCGCGCGGGAGGCGGTCGTACGACGGGCACCCGACCCCTCGCTCGGCGCTGCTGCCGTGGTAGCTCTCAACGGTCTGGAGTTCACGCCTGGACGAATCGGAGGGCTCCCCGTCCCGACGCGCGTCACAATGCCCATCCGTTTTGAGCCGCCACCGCTCGCTTCAGAGATCGAGAGTAGCCTCCACACTCCGGCTCAGCCCCTCGGCGGCTGGCAGCGGCTCCGGTCCAACGTCGAGTGGCCCATCGAAGCCATCGATGCAAGCGTCGAGGGTGTGATCACCGTTGCGATCGCTGTGGGCTCGGACGGAAAGGTGGCCGATGTAACGGTTGTGGAATCGAACGTGCTGCAGGACGGGGGCCAGCTAACGGCATGGGAGCCCAGCTTCACGGGCGGAGGCCGAGAGGGTCGCGCCCGCACCCGCCCCACGCTCTCTCAGGCCCGGCGAGCGCTCGAACGGGCCCTTATCCGGGCGGTGAACCACACCCAGTTCATTCCCGCCATCCGCGATGGCGAGGCTGTGAGCTCTACCGTTCCGTACGCTCTCGAGTTCATCCTTAACGACTGA